From a single Canis lupus baileyi chromosome 14, mCanLup2.hap1, whole genome shotgun sequence genomic region:
- the OXR1 gene encoding oxidation resistance protein 1 isoform X6 translates to MSRLWYGKKGRRHQPINHKYTLVVSVAEYHRRIDALNTEELRTLCRRLQITTREDINSKQIAPAKADLESESFRPNLSDPSELLLPDQIEKLTKHLPPRTIGYPWTLVYGTGKHGTSLKTLYRTMTGLDTPVLMVIKDSDGQVFGALASEPFKVSDGFYGTGETFVFTFCPEFEVFKWTGDNMFFIKGDMDSLAFGGGGGEFALWLDGDLYHGRSHSCKTFGNHTLSKKEDFFIQDIEIWAFE, encoded by the exons ATGTCTCGTCTCTGGTatggaaaaaaagggagaagacatCAACCAATTAATCATAAATATACTCTG GTAGTGTCAGTGGCTGAGTATCACCGCAGGATCGATGCTCTAAATACTGAAGAACTGCGCACACTCTGCAGACGTCTCCAG ATTACTACAAGAGAAGACATAAATTCAAAGCAGATTGCTCCAGCAAAAGCAGACCTGGAGTCTGAATCTTTTCGACCAAACCTAAGTGATCCCAGTGAACTCTTACTGCCAGATCAAATTGAAAAG CTTACCAAGCATCTTCCACCAAGAACAATTGGCTATCCATGGACTCTTGTTTATGGCACTGGGAAGCATGGCACAAGCTTGAAGACCCTTTATCGAACAATGACAGGTTTAGACACCCCAGTGCTGATGGTGATTAAAGACAGTGATGGGCAG GTTTTTGGTGCATTAGCATCTGAGCCATTTAAAGTGAGTGATGGCTTTTATGGTACCGGAGAAACCTTTGTTTTTACGTTCTGTCCAGAGTTTGAG gtCTTTAAGTGGACAGGAGATAATATGTTTTTTATCAAGGGAGACATGGATTCACTAGCTTTTGGTGGTGGAGG gGGAGAATTTGCCCTTTGGCTTGATGGAGATCTTTACCATGGAAGAAGCCATTCTTGTAAAACATTTGGGAATCATACGCTTTCTAAGAAGGAAGATTTCTTTATCCAAGACATTGAAATCTGGGCTTTTGAATAA
- the OXR1 gene encoding oxidation resistance protein 1 isoform X7: protein MSRLWYGKKGRRHQPINHKYTLITTREDINSKQIAPAKADLESESFRPNLSDPSELLLPDQIEKLTKHLPPRTIGYPWTLVYGTGKHGTSLKTLYRTMTGLDTPVLMVIKDSDGQVFGALASEPFKVSDGFYGTGETFVFTFCPEFEVFKWTGDNMFFIKGDMDSLAFGGGGGEFALWLDGDLYHGRSHSCKTFGNHTLSKKEDFFIQDIEIWAFE, encoded by the exons ATGTCTCGTCTCTGGTatggaaaaaaagggagaagacatCAACCAATTAATCATAAATATACTCTG ATTACTACAAGAGAAGACATAAATTCAAAGCAGATTGCTCCAGCAAAAGCAGACCTGGAGTCTGAATCTTTTCGACCAAACCTAAGTGATCCCAGTGAACTCTTACTGCCAGATCAAATTGAAAAG CTTACCAAGCATCTTCCACCAAGAACAATTGGCTATCCATGGACTCTTGTTTATGGCACTGGGAAGCATGGCACAAGCTTGAAGACCCTTTATCGAACAATGACAGGTTTAGACACCCCAGTGCTGATGGTGATTAAAGACAGTGATGGGCAG GTTTTTGGTGCATTAGCATCTGAGCCATTTAAAGTGAGTGATGGCTTTTATGGTACCGGAGAAACCTTTGTTTTTACGTTCTGTCCAGAGTTTGAG gtCTTTAAGTGGACAGGAGATAATATGTTTTTTATCAAGGGAGACATGGATTCACTAGCTTTTGGTGGTGGAGG gGGAGAATTTGCCCTTTGGCTTGATGGAGATCTTTACCATGGAAGAAGCCATTCTTGTAAAACATTTGGGAATCATACGCTTTCTAAGAAGGAAGATTTCTTTATCCAAGACATTGAAATCTGGGCTTTTGAATAA